In Sciurus carolinensis unplaced genomic scaffold, mSciCar1.2, whole genome shotgun sequence, the sequence AATCACACCTGCTGCCCCCGCTTCTCCACATCAGGGCTGTGTCCCAGATGGGTGCCCCATCCAGACCAGGAGGGGCAACGGCAGTGGTCCCCCCTGGCTCTGCATCCTGGACCCCAGGTGTCTGGCCGTGGGAGGAGGGGGTGTGTGAGGTTAGCTGAAGCAGAGGGTCTCCttgtgggaggaggagggaggatgcCAAGGGGAGGGTGGAGCTTGATTTCCAACTGAAAATGACATCCTTGGTCTGTCCCAAAGAAGTGACCAAAGTGGCATCACCGTGACCTGAGGGTAGGCACGGCTGCAGCTGCCCACCCGGCTCTCCTCCTTGTTGTCTGCAGGACATGAAGGATGCCCTGGCCAGGTATGCAGTGTGGTGCAGTGCAGGTGGTGGCAGAGGTGGGCGAGGGAGGCCTCTGGTAGGCCCAGAGGGGACAGCGAGTCTGTGTTCACTGGAGGAAGAACAACCTGAGCATGCAGTACCCCGAGGTGGCCCTACCCATGGTGCTCAAGACTGTGTGCAGGGTTCCCGGGCAGATAGAGATCCTCAAAGGTTTCCAAGGTAAGGGGGCCCGGCCTggaccccaaccccaaccccagtcTTGCCAGCAACGCCCCACCCCACTGTAGACCGCAGGCCCCAGGGCCAGAGCTGCCCACAGGGGCTTGGGCTGTACTGTGAGGTCAGGTGCAGTCCTGCCCTTCCACCTGGTCATCTTACTGGTGGTCATCTCTGGATTAAGCTTGTCCCTTTCACCCTCATTTACACACGGCCACAAGCCACATGGAGTGGGTGATGGGGCTGTTAGATGGCCCAGACTCGCGGCTGGACTCAGGAGGGGAGGCCTTTGGGGAGCCAGGGAGAAGCGGGGGCCACTCGGCCTCAGCCGCCAGCTGCCCCCCCACGCCTGGGCGAGTGCCCTCCCGCTTGACCTCCATCTGCCCACCGCCTGCAGAGGACGTACTGCCAGACCCCACCTCAGCATACCCGTACCTCCTCCTGTACGAGAGCCGGCAGAGACGCTACCTGAGCCACCCGCCAGAGAGCAGCGCACCCCAGGGCAAGGACCGGTTCATGGCCTACCCCTGTGCCGTGGGCCAGAAGAGCTTCTCCTCGGGGCGGCACTACTGGGAAGTGGGCATGAACCTCACCGGGGACGCGCTCTGGGCGCTCGGCGTGTGCAGAGACAACGTGAGCCGCAAGGACAGGGTGCCCAAGTCCCCGAAAACGGGTTCTGGGTGGTGCAGCTGTCCAAGGGGAAGAAGCCCCTGTCCACGGTGCCTCCCCCAGTCCCAGTCACACTGGTGGAGCCGCCCAGCTACATGGGCATCTTCCTGGACTTCGAGGCTGGGGAGGTGTCCTTCTACAGTGTGAGTGACGGGTCCCACCTGCACACCTACTCAGAGGTCACCTTCCCCGGACCCCTGCAGCCGTTCTTCTGCCTGGGGGCTCCCAAATCTGGTCAGATGGTCATCTCCACAGTGACTCTGTGGGTGAAAGGGTAGGCTCCAGCGTGGGTGGGGCAGAGGCCCTCGGGGCTACTGGTCTCCTCAGAAGGTGCCTTCCTGGCTTGCGGCCACCTGCCAGGCTCCTCCCTGACTCGGAGAGTCACCACTGTGCAATTCCTCAAAGTATAGCCACGATTAAAGGGGTCAAATGTTGAGACTGCACTGACAGATGCTTCCTGAGGGAACCATGGAAGGCGGGCGCTTCCTCCTGACCACTCTAAATACACTCCGGCACAACAGCCTCCCCGCGTGTGCAGCTCCGCCTCCGGCTTCACCCCAAATTTGCTAACTGCTTGTGTCCTGGCTTCCCAGTGCCCCCCTTCAGCTATGGGGTCCTCCATGGAAAATGGGAAGGGGCGTGGATTTAGGAAGGGCTGAGCCCCTAAAAAGCCTCAGTTGACCACCCCATCCTTCTGGTCCCCTGAAGATGCACATGAGGAACAAAATCCAAAGATGATAAGGATAACTTGGGGGGGGTCTCCTCTCCCCTTGGGCTAGCACCATTCCTAACACTCCCTCTCCGAGAGTCCCGCAGGCAACCCTGTCAGTCACCTGGTACTCCTGGCCTGGCGCAGGGGTGCCCTGGAACCACGCGCCTCAGGGTGGTTCCCACTGTGAGCATCTGGGTGCAGAAGCGAGAGGGTCGTGCACGACACACTCCTTCCACCCCCATCCCGACGCTCCCACAGTGACCCGCCCGCAGGGTGCGACAACACCGTCCCGGGGTGGGCGCCCGCGTTCCCCGGCCCCCAGGGGGCGCTGCGCACCCGGCTCCAGGCTCGGGGAACCGGCCGCAGCGCCAGGTCACCCGAGGGCACGCCCCGAGTCTGTCCGGGCGCGGGCCGCGTGACTGGCTGCCGCCAATCTGCACCCAAAGCGggtggttccaaaaaaaaaaaaaaaaagtccgcTTCCTGTTTCCGCCGCGGTTCCGCTTCCTGCCGACGGCCGGAGCCCCACAGCCCCAGCGGCGCGGCGCCCCGGCCCAGGCCGCCCGACGCGGCGGAGAGCGCGCCATGGCCGCCCCCGACCTGTCCACGAACCTCCAAGAGGAGGCCACCTGCGCCATCTGCCTCGATTACTTCACCGACCCGGTGATGACCGACTGCGGCCACAACTTCTGCCGCGAGTGCATCCGGCGCTGCTGGGGCCAGCCCGAAGGCCCGTACGCCTGCCCCGAGTGCCGCGAGCTGTCTCCGCAGAGGAACCTGCGGCCCAACCGCCCGCTGGCCAAGATGGCCGAGATGGCGCGGCGCCTGCACCCGCCGTCGCCCGTCCCGCAGGGCGTGTGCGCCGCGCACCGCGAGCCGCTGGCCGCCTTCTGCAGCGACGAGCTGCGCCTGCTGTGCGCGGCCTGCGAGCGCTCGGGGGAGCACTGGGCGCACCGCGTGCGCCCGCTGCAGGACGCGGCCGACGACCTCAAAGTGCGTTCCCGGTGCGAGGAGGGGCACGGCGTGGCGGGCCTGCGGGCGGGAGCGCGGCCCGCTGCGGGGCGGGGCAGCTCCGGGCGCACCGGTCCTGGCGGAGGAGAGCACCTTTGCCGGGGCTCGGAGCGCACCGCGGCTGGGGGATTGCGGGGAGGCGGGGCGGGGGAGGCAGTCGGGACCGCTAGGCGGCCCAGCTCATCCCGGTCCTTGGAGGAATTGGAGCGGCAGAGTTGCCCTGGGGTGGGGAACTCAGGCGGCCGCTGTTCAGTGCCTGTGCGGGTAGCAGGGTTCCGGTGGCCTCGAGGAGCCTCCTGTCCTTTGCAGGCCCCTTTGTAGGACTGAAGCACTGGGCACTAGTCCTGGGGGCTGTGTCTGTGGGATGTGGAGGTCCAGCGGGGAAGGTGGAAGGGCTCTTTGAAATGGAACAGGATAGGTGTGGGGTCAATGGCCAGGAAAGAGGCCAGAGCAAGGGAAAGCAGAAGAGGCGGTGTCGCTGGCGGGCTCAAAGTGTGGTGGGCAAGTGCAAAGATCGCCTTGGGGCTACTGCTGATTCCTGGGGAAGATGTGGGGACAGAGGCTTTGCTTGCCCCCAGTCCCTCCATGACTGCCCTGGGATTTCTGGGTGGAGTACTGGGGGCATTTTCCATCTGTCGATGGGCCTCACCCACCTTCTGTCTCCTTGTCTGTCTGCTTTAAACTGAACAGACCCATATTGAAGAGTCTCAGGGCTTCTGGCTTCCTGGGTATTGAAaagtttttaaaggttttatgCTGCCTTTAGAGATGCTAGGCAACCCGCACCCCAAGCCCTCAGGCTTCTTGACTACATCTGCTAACAAGTCCGTCAGGTCCACCTTGAGCTGACCTTAGTCAATACCCAGCCCCATGTCACCATCAGGGCAGGTGTGTTGATCGAAGTAAACACCTTTATGGAGACTTAGGACATCACAAGCTGGAGCCACCAAGTCACTTATTTATAGAACTTGCTGTTTGGTGGTGCATAGTACTGAGAAAAAGTGGAAATGGGAAGTTGGGGCCAAGCGAAGAGCAATACAATTGTACCCATCCCAGCTCCTTTTGATGAAGCTGAAGGCACAGGAAGATGCCGAGGGCTTGGAGGAAATGCCCTGGAAGTCAGGGGTCCTCGCTGTTGCAGGCTGCCTGAACAGGCGTGGCCGGGGCAGCTCAGGTACCACAGACACAGGCTGCTCCCAGTCTACGGGCTGACAGCCCAGGGTCACAGTGTGGCAGATTTCCACCCGGTAAGGGCTGCTTCTGGTCCATGGTCGCCCCGCTGTGTGTGCTCGCAtggtggaggggcaggggctCTCTGGGGTCCCTTTATAAGGACACTGATCCCATCATGAGGCTCCTATCTCATGACCTCATCACCTCCCAAAAACCCCACCTCCTGACACCATCTGGGGTGAGGATTCCAATCTCTGAATTGGGGGGGCGTACACATGCAGACCACAGCATCTGACTTATCACAAAGTCTTCAGGAACCAACGGGTtgtgcagaggaggaagagagggtggTGGAGAGCCAGCTtggtagaggggagggaaggacacTGTCCTGTTCCAGGAAGCTGGACATGCAGAGTGGTCAGGGAGAAGCTGGGGTGGGGCAACCGCATTGAGAGCCAGGTGTCCAGCCCCATGTGAGGACAAAGCACCTCGGCCTTGATCATTGATGGATATGGGAAAAGGGGGTCTCAGCCTGGGTGGCCAGAGGAGGATGCTGCCCCCAGCATCACACCATTCTCTGGGCAGAGGTCAGTCTGCTCCCAGGAGGAACTTGGACGGGAGGTCAGGTGTGGAAGGGCGTGGGTCCTGCCTGGTGTGCCCGGTGCTGAGCTGTGGTCCATGGCTCTGCCTGCCTGTCTCCCCAGGGGAAGCTGGAGAAGTCCCTGGAGCACCTGCGGAAGCAAATGGAAGATGCCCTGCTGTCCCAGGCCCAGGCAGAGGAGACCTGCGCCCTGTGGCAGGcaggttctgggctctgggctcctgggAGAGGGGCCAGCAGGTGCGGGCAGAGGATCTGGTGGTCAGGCCGGGCTGGGTGAGGCAGGACTGACTCTGTAAGACAGGAGGAAGGCCTTCGTGGTAGAGGAGCCTCCCTCCGGGGGGCCTGGCACtcttgggggtgggaggagagtcCCCAGGCCGTGTGTTTAGGGGTCAGGGATGGTGGTGTTGGGCCTTGAAGGTGGATTTGGGGTGAGGGTGGGTCCAGATGGTGGCTTTGGGATCCTGGTGGCTGTGGGGTCAGTTTGGGCTCTACCTGTAGCTTGAGACctggctgggcagggtggggacTTGATGGGATTCCAAGATGGGATTTGGGGTCTGGGCAGCCCCCACATGATGGGTTTGGGGTCTGGGCAGCCCCAAGTGGTATATTTTGTGTACCATCTGCTGGGATAGTGGGTTTGGGGTGCAAGCAGCCCTTGGTGTTGGGTGTGAGGTGTGGGCATTCCCGGGCAGCAGGACCAGGTGCACGTAGCCCTGGGTGGCAGTGGTCTGTACCCTCACTAccctgctccccccacccccgcagaAGATGGTGGAGAGCCAGCGGCAGAATGTGATGAGCGAGTTTGAGCGCCTGCGTCGCCTGCTggcagaggaggagcagcagctgctgcagagactggaggaggaggagctggaggtgcTGCCGCGTCTGCGTGAGGGCGCCGCCCGGCTGGGCCAGCAGAGCGCGCAGCTGGCCGCACTCATCACTGAGCTGGAGGGCCGCTGCCAGCTGCCGGCGCTGGGGCTGCTGCAGGTGAGCAGTGGGGCTGGGTGCGCGCGGCGTGAGGCCTGGATCATGGGGGGGTGGGGTGAGCACAGGCAGCGGCGGCAGAGGCGGCCCAGGATTGGGGCTGGTCTGGGGCTAGACCACCGGTCCTGCCTGTGAGATGTTGCAGGGCCAAGCCAGGTGCCCAGCTATTATGCCACCAAAACCAGGTGTAGAGAAGAGAAAGATTGGTTTTTCCTCCCTGCACCCAAACCGATGGCTCTCAGGTGTGGTCTCCCCTGGAACCTGGGAGACCAGCCTTGAGGGACTGCAGGCCCCCAGTTGTGTACCGTCAGTGCATGGTCCCCCGTGTGAGTGGCCTGGTGACACACAGCTCCTGCTGTGAGAAAGGCTGTGTGGGGCCCATCTGTTCAGGAAGTGCCTGTGTGCGTCCCCGCACAGACACGATCCGTTGCAACGTTCTCAACTCACCACTGTCAGATCTGCAGACGGAGCTGGTGCACAGGAGGGACCAGGTGTGCTCGGCAAGGACACACCTCTTACCTTCCGGTTTCCTCAGGCTGACGGGCAGGTTCTGCGTGGCCTCTGGAGGACATGCCTGCTCCTCCGCTGGCTGCCCTGGACCACCCGTGCCCACCTGAGCCTGGACTCCACGGGCTCCTGTGTTCTAAGCATGTGAGCATGCTCCTCACCCAGGGCACCTGAGtctcctgctgcctcagtctgtTTTCAGTTGCTGTAGCAGAGAACCTGAGATGGCAATTTATGAATGAGCttataaagaggtttattttggcttgtggtcTGGAGGCCGAGAGGTCCAAGGTCGGTGGCTGCGTCTGGTGGGGACCTTCCTCTGGTGTGGACTCTGCAGACACTTGAGGGTGTTTGAATCACAACTGGTGCTCTCGACCCTTTCTTCTCCCCTGTGTTTTGGGATAGTTGGCTCTTTCCTGAACCTGGCCTTCTCTTGCGTCCCCCAAACCAGAGCACTTGGTGCGCCCTTCCCCAGTCCTGGGGGCAGGACAGGTGACCCTAAAGGGCGTGACCCTCACTCTGGAACCTGCTCCTCTGCCACAGGCTCCAGGCCTCAGTCTCCCTGCTGTCAGGTAGTGGTGACGTGCCCCATGGGCATCCTGAACTGCCCTGTTCTGTGCCCAGCACTATGTAGACACAAGGGCTTGAGTCTGGGGACTCCAACTGCCCTGTAGGAGAGGCTCCAAGTAACTGGTGTGGTACCCACTTGGCTGCCACATGGGGTGCCAGACTGGGTGTCTTAAGTGACAGAAATGTGTTTTCTCACTCTTGGAGACTGGAAACCCGAGGTGTCAGCAGGTTTGACATGTTAactcattttctgttgctgtacaATTCCTGAGGCTTATGAAGAGCTTTGATTGCTTAGTTCATGGTTTTGAAGGCTGAAAGTCCACAGAGCATGACTCCGTGGGGCCCCTTGGTGTGACCCACCCCAGCAGAACGTCCGCACAGCAGGGGCAGAGACCCTGGGCGAGCAGGAAGCCAGGGTACGGGGAGGTTCCTGCCCCAGGGTCAGCACCCACCTTCTGGGTCCACTCCTGCCAGCGCCACACACAGCCCCGCCTGCGGCCCTCGGGAACACAGACCTCAGCTGCCCTGGGTCTCCGTGGtcatcctgtgtgtgtgtgtcctgatCTTTTCTCGCAGGGACACCAGTCCCGTTGGGTTGGGCCCACACTGAtgactttgttttaatttcatttcctcctgaaaGTCTGTGTCAGGGCTGCACCTGGACTGTCCCCAGGGCACACTGTCCAGGGCCGGGCCCATGCGGCCAGTTCAGAGGTGGGGTCCTGGGAAGCACCTGGGTCACCAGGGCTCTGACTGCACCGTGGGTTGATGGGTTGGTGGGTTTGTAGCCACGGGATTCCAGGGAGGTGCGGGAGGCGTGGGAGGTGAGCCTGGCTGAGGGAGCCGGGCACTGGGGTTGTGCCTGGAAGGGCATTGCCgtcccaccctgccccaccccatctgtctgtctgtctgtccgtgTCTCCCAGCGGCCATAGCTGACTCCTTTCCTCCACCACCCACTTCCATCATGGTGTtctctcacctcaggcccaaagtcATGGAGCCACCCAGAGTGGCCCAGATCTGAAACGGAGCCAAAGGTGCTCTAGGTTGCTTAGTCGTCATGGTGGAAGGCAGCTAGCAGTCTGTCTGCAGGTGGCGCGTTCCGAGTCCCAGGGGTCAGGATTGCAGCATGTGGGTGTGAGGGCAGAGTTCTGTCCTGGCCTGTGCACGCTGTGAGACCCAGGCGGGAAGGGCATCCAGGAGCACAGTGGACTAGGACCCAGGGGCCAGCGGGGGCCTCAGAGCCGCTGAGGCCGCAGGGTGAGACCGCCTTGCACAGTGTCACCTGTTCCTGGAAACCTGGCACCGGGGACTGTCACGTGGGGCCTGGCGCCCTCCTTCCTGGCTCTCTGCTCCAGGCCTCCAGACCTCTGCTGAGCATCCCGAGCTTGCCCAGGGTGGGTTTCTGAGTCCAccgctgctgttgctgctgcccaGGACTCACGTGGCCTAGAGAGGTGTCAGGTGTTGTACTGAGCatgtttttctccttcctgcaGGACATTAAGGATGCCTTGCGCAGGTACGAGCCCTTGCTTCACCCAGGGCAGGTGGC encodes:
- the Trim11 gene encoding E3 ubiquitin-protein ligase TRIM11 isoform X2, which gives rise to MAAPDLSTNLQEEATCAICLDYFTDPVMTDCGHNFCRECIRRCWGQPEGPYACPECRELSPQRNLRPNRPLAKMAEMARRLHPPSPVPQGVCAAHREPLAAFCSDELRLLCAACERSGEHWAHRVRPLQDAADDLKGKLEKSLEHLRKQMEDALLSQAQAEETCALWQMVESQRQNVMSEFERLRRLLAEEEQQLLQRLEEEELEVLPRLREGAARLGQQSAQLAALITELEGRCQLPALGLLQDIKDALRRVQDVKLQPPEVVPMELRTVCRVPGLVETLRRFRGDVTLDPDTANPELVLSEDRRSVQRGDLRQALPDSPERFDPGPCVLGRERFASGRHYWEVEVGDRSSWALGVCRENANRKEEGELSAGNGFWILVFLGSYFTSTEPAFSPLREPPRRVGIFLDYEAGHLSFYSVTDGSLLFIFPETSFSGTLRPLFSPLSSSPTPMTICRLKGGPGDGLAPQ
- the Trim11 gene encoding E3 ubiquitin-protein ligase TRIM11 isoform X1 → MAAPDLSTNLQEEATCAICLDYFTDPVMTDCGHNFCRECIRRCWGQPEGPYACPECRELSPQRNLRPNRPLAKMAEMARRLHPPSPVPQGVCAAHREPLAAFCSDELRLLCAACERSGEHWAHRVRPLQDAADDLKGKLEKSLEHLRKQMEDALLSQAQAEETCALWQKMVESQRQNVMSEFERLRRLLAEEEQQLLQRLEEEELEVLPRLREGAARLGQQSAQLAALITELEGRCQLPALGLLQDIKDALRRVQDVKLQPPEVVPMELRTVCRVPGLVETLRRFRGDVTLDPDTANPELVLSEDRRSVQRGDLRQALPDSPERFDPGPCVLGRERFASGRHYWEVEVGDRSSWALGVCRENANRKEEGELSAGNGFWILVFLGSYFTSTEPAFSPLREPPRRVGIFLDYEAGHLSFYSVTDGSLLFIFPETSFSGTLRPLFSPLSSSPTPMTICRLKGGPGDGLAPQ